In Passer domesticus isolate bPasDom1 chromosome 32, bPasDom1.hap1, whole genome shotgun sequence, the following are encoded in one genomic region:
- the LOC135288247 gene encoding keratin-associated protein 4-11-like: MPNGCCGGGNNYSVCCYSTPSCCKTPMCCSSMQCCRPCCMPMQSCCMPMSCCYTIRSNNSGCCGSSCCGN; encoded by the coding sequence ATGCCCAACGGATGCTGCGGTGGCGGAAATAACTACTCCGTGTGCTGCTacagcacccccagctgctGCAAGACCCCGATGTGCTGCAGCTCCATGCAGTgctgcaggccctgctgcaTGCCCATGCAGTCCTGCTGCATGCCCATGTCCTGCTGCTACACCATCCGCAGCAACAACAGcggctgctgtggcagcagctgctgcggCAACTGA